The DNA sequence CGCCACCCCGCGGCCCAAAAGGTGCGGGTGCTCCTGGACTTCCAGGTGGGGGAGGGGGTCTACCGGGTGGTCCGCCACCTGGAGCCCAATGGGGGGAGGCTCCTGAGCCAGGACCAGCTTTTCCGCCAGGAGGGGACGGAGTGGCAGAAGGTGGAGACCGCCGGGGTGCGGGGGCTCAACCAGACCCTCGTGGACCTCCTCGGCCTCACCTACGAGGCCTTCACCAAGGCCCTCCTCCTGCCCCAGGGGGAGTTTGACCGCCTCCTCAAGGGGGAGGCCCGGGAGAGGCGGGACCTCCTCCAGAGCCTCTTCGGCCTCGAGCACCTGGAAAAGGCCCGGGATCGGGCGAAGGCGTACGCGGACGAGCTGAAGAACCGCTTGAGCGCCCTGGAGGGGGAGCTGAAGGCCCTGGAAGGGGCCACCCCCGAGGCGCTGGGGAGGCTTTTAGAGGAGCTACAAGGGCTGGAGGGCCAGACCCAAAGGCTCGAGGAGGCGCTAAAGAAGGCGCAGCGGGCGCTGGAGGAGGCGAAGGGGCGGGAGGAGTACTGGGCCCGGCGGCAGGACCTGGAGGCGCGCCTTCGCCGCCTGGAGGGGGAGGCCGAGCTCCTCCGGGGCCTGAAGGAGCGGCTGGAGCGGGCGGGGGAGGCCCGGCGGCTTCTGCCCCTGTACGAGGAGCTCCGCGCCCTGGAGGAGGCTCTGAAGGAGGTGGAAGGAGAAATCAGCAAACAGGAGGAGGCCCTCAGGCGCTTGGAGCAGGAGCGCCAGGACCTAAAGCCCCGGCTCCAGAGGCTCGGAGAGCTGGAGGGGGAGATCGCCCGCCTCCAGGAGCTGAAGGGGCGGGAGGCCCTCCTCAAGGGGTGGAGGGTGGGCCTGGACCTCGCCCACCCCCGGCCCCTTCCCGCCACGGAGGCGGAGCTTTTCGCCCTGTGGGAGGAGGTGGGGCGGGCCGAGCGCTGGGAGAAGAGGGAGAAGGAGCTAAAGGAGCGGCGGGAGGCCCTGAAGAGGGCGGAGGCGGAGCTGAAGGCCCGGGAGGAGGAGGGGAAGGGGGTGCGAACCCGCCTCGAGGCCCTGAGGAGGGAGGAGGCGGCCCGGAGGAAGGGGGCCCTCCTCCGGGAGAAGGACCGGCTGGAGGGGGAGCTTTTCGCCCTCCGGCAGGACCTCCACCGCCTGGAGGAGGAAAAAGCCCGGCTCGAGGAGGAGAAGGAGCGTCTGGGCCTTCACCGCTACCACGCCCTTTTGGAGCCGGGAAAGCCCTGCCCTCTCTGCGGCCAGGTGGTCCAGACCCTCCCTCCCCCGCCTCCCCGGGAGGACCCTGCCCCCAGGCTCCGGGCGCTGGAGGAGGAAAGGCGGCGGCTCCTTTTGGAGTCGGCCCGGCGGGAGGAGCGCCTGAGGGCTTTGGAGAAGGAGCTGGAGCCCTTGGAGGGGGTGGAGGCGGGGGAGGGGGGGGCGGAGGAGCTCCATGAGGAGATCCGCCAGCTGGAGGATCAGCTTTCCGCCCTCCGGGAGGAGTACCGGGAGAAGCAGGGGCGGTACAAGGCCCTGCGGGAGGAGGTGGCCCGCCTCGAGGAGGAGGCCGCCCGCCTGGAGCCCCCCGGCCGGCCTTGGGCGGAGCTTTGGGAGGAGTGGCAGAGGCGGCTTGCCGGCTTCGTCCAGGCCCTGCGGGAGGCCACGGGGGGGGCCTGGCCCTCGGAGCGGGAGGCCGGGCTCCGCCGGGAGAAGGGGGAGCTGGAGGGGGCAAGGCGCCGCCTGGAGGAGCTAGCCC is a window from the Thermus filiformis genome containing:
- a CDS encoding AAA family ATPase — encoded protein: MRPFRLELEGFGPYLRRQVVDFSDVELFAITGPTGSGKSTLLEAIAFALFKRTPRGQSLEELRHPAAQKVRVLLDFQVGEGVYRVVRHLEPNGGRLLSQDQLFRQEGTEWQKVETAGVRGLNQTLVDLLGLTYEAFTKALLLPQGEFDRLLKGEARERRDLLQSLFGLEHLEKARDRAKAYADELKNRLSALEGELKALEGATPEALGRLLEELQGLEGQTQRLEEALKKAQRALEEAKGREEYWARRQDLEARLRRLEGEAELLRGLKERLERAGEARRLLPLYEELRALEEALKEVEGEISKQEEALRRLEQERQDLKPRLQRLGELEGEIARLQELKGREALLKGWRVGLDLAHPRPLPATEAELFALWEEVGRAERWEKREKELKERREALKRAEAELKAREEEGKGVRTRLEALRREEAARRKGALLREKDRLEGELFALRQDLHRLEEEKARLEEEKERLGLHRYHALLEPGKPCPLCGQVVQTLPPPPPREDPAPRLRALEEERRRLLLESARREERLRALEKELEPLEGVEAGEGGAEELHEEIRQLEDQLSALREEYREKQGRYKALREEVARLEEEAARLEPPGRPWAELWEEWQRRLAGFVQALREATGGAWPSEREAGLRREKGELEGARRRLEELAQEEAGLRERLSVLKGRRDGLLSEVARARERVEGLPPEEELRRFYLEEDEEAALRGRLERHEGELQEVKAALVALGDPPGPPLEPGERGALEERLLGLEEERKALEHRIGGLKERTAQMKAALRRRLELEKEKGEVLEELGLWQELLKDLLGQNFPAFLLGYYQRELLARAGELLRLLSKGRYRFGSEGDRFLVVDAWTEVERPVHTLSGGETFQASLALALALSEQLSRGRLMALFLDEGFGSLDPESLEEAASVLETLPTRGRLVGVVTHVEALAQRLPAQLRVRKHPSGSSVEWVVR